One Nostoc punctiforme PCC 73102 DNA window includes the following coding sequences:
- a CDS encoding ABC exporter membrane fusion protein, whose product MLKKKSLNLWLIGLLVLAGLVASTTTFYGLSFFRQGVGESNTSAPTIKKLVTRKITALGRLQPLTEVIRLSAPQTLENDRVAQLFIKEGDKLKKGQIIATLDSKQSLQLALKEAQEQVRVAQSRYDQIKAGAKAGDIQAQKATITKLQAELQGEIATQKANIARWQSEVTNAQAEYNRSQSLYQQGAIAVSDFDRKRLALETAQAQLAQASAQQNGTVATLEAQITEAKEVLNRIAEVRPVDLQAAKTEIDRANAAVKRVQNDLNQADIKAPIAGQIIKIHTRPGEKLTDEGIADLGQTNDMVAIAEVYQTDIAKIHVGQKALITSQAFTGQVKGTVYELGLEVIRQNVFSNQPGENLDRRVVEVKVRLQPEDSERVSRLTNLQVQVAIEI is encoded by the coding sequence ATGTTAAAAAAAAAATCTTTAAATCTTTGGTTAATTGGACTGCTTGTTTTAGCTGGTCTAGTAGCGAGTACTACAACCTTTTACGGTTTATCTTTCTTTAGGCAAGGAGTGGGAGAAAGCAATACATCAGCTCCAACGATAAAGAAACTAGTAACTAGAAAGATAACGGCTTTAGGGAGATTGCAACCATTAACAGAAGTTATTCGCTTGTCAGCACCCCAGACTTTAGAGAACGATCGCGTCGCTCAATTGTTTATCAAAGAAGGTGATAAGTTGAAAAAAGGACAAATAATCGCCACATTAGACTCTAAACAAAGCCTACAATTAGCCTTAAAAGAGGCACAAGAGCAAGTCAGAGTTGCCCAATCTCGGTATGACCAAATCAAAGCAGGTGCAAAAGCGGGAGATATTCAAGCGCAAAAGGCTACAATTACTAAATTGCAAGCCGAATTACAAGGAGAAATTGCCACCCAAAAAGCTAATATTGCTCGTTGGCAATCAGAAGTTACCAATGCTCAGGCAGAATATAATCGGTCTCAATCCCTGTACCAACAAGGGGCGATCGCCGTTTCTGATTTCGATCGCAAGCGTTTAGCCCTAGAAACGGCTCAAGCTCAATTAGCCCAAGCATCTGCCCAGCAAAATGGTACTGTAGCCACACTTGAAGCCCAAATCACCGAAGCCAAAGAAGTACTTAACCGGATAGCTGAAGTACGTCCTGTCGATCTACAAGCTGCAAAAACCGAGATAGACAGAGCCAATGCTGCTGTAAAACGCGTCCAAAACGACTTAAATCAGGCTGATATCAAGGCACCAATTGCTGGACAAATTATTAAAATTCATACCCGACCGGGGGAAAAGCTGACTGATGAAGGTATTGCCGATCTAGGGCAAACCAATGACATGGTAGCGATCGCCGAAGTCTATCAAACCGATATTGCTAAAATTCACGTAGGGCAAAAAGCCCTGATTACCAGTCAAGCATTTACTGGACAAGTCAAAGGCACTGTTTACGAACTTGGACTGGAAGTTATTCGCCAAAATGTGTTTAGTAACCAACCAGGAGAAAACCTCGACCGCCGAGTTGTAGAAGTCAAAGTGCGTTTGCAACCTGAAGACAGCGAACGCGTATCCCGTTTGACTAACTTACAAGTCCAAGTAGCTATAGAAATCTGA
- the devC gene encoding ABC transporter permease DevC: MLRKLFYRIPLAWLQMSREKTRLAVAIVGIAFADILMFVQLGFKSALYDAAVRPQYSLQGDLFLINPQFETVFSVKSFSRQRLYQAAGFDSVSSVSYLYIDSGQWRNPITHKDRRILIFGIDPANSAFKLPEVNQHLDDLKMLDTVLFDQMGRSEYGPISALLQKSDFLQTEVNNVLIRVAGIFNLGASFAADGNAITSESTFMKLFPNRRTDQIDIGIIKLKSNADIQRIQADIQTILPADIQVLTQVELATREKEYWANSTPIGFIFGLGSLVAFIVGTVIVYQIIYADVSDHLPEYATLKAMGYSNRYLIIVIFQESLILALIGFIPGCVLSLGVYHAAQISTRLPIMMTVSRAVVVLLLTIVMCFISGGIAINKLHKADPADIF; the protein is encoded by the coding sequence ATGCTTCGTAAACTATTTTATAGAATTCCTTTAGCCTGGTTGCAAATGTCCAGGGAAAAAACTCGTTTAGCAGTTGCAATTGTGGGAATTGCTTTTGCAGATATTCTGATGTTTGTACAATTGGGGTTTAAGAGTGCGCTCTACGACGCTGCTGTTAGACCTCAATATTCTCTACAAGGGGATCTTTTCTTAATTAATCCCCAGTTTGAAACTGTGTTCTCTGTCAAGAGTTTTTCCAGACAACGTTTATATCAAGCTGCGGGATTTGACAGTGTGAGTTCGGTTAGTTACCTCTACATTGATTCTGGACAGTGGCGCAATCCTATTACCCACAAAGACCGCCGGATTCTAATTTTTGGCATAGATCCGGCCAATTCTGCTTTTAAATTACCAGAGGTCAATCAACATTTGGATGACTTAAAAATGCTTGATACTGTGCTATTCGATCAAATGGGACGCTCAGAATATGGCCCCATCTCTGCTCTTTTACAAAAGTCTGATTTCTTACAAACAGAAGTTAATAATGTTTTGATCCGAGTAGCAGGAATATTTAATTTGGGAGCATCTTTTGCAGCTGACGGTAACGCCATTACTAGTGAATCAACTTTTATGAAGTTATTTCCCAACCGTCGGACAGACCAGATTGATATAGGTATAATTAAACTGAAATCCAATGCAGATATTCAACGGATACAAGCAGATATACAGACTATTTTACCCGCAGATATTCAAGTGTTAACACAAGTAGAGTTGGCTACAAGGGAGAAAGAATATTGGGCGAATTCTACTCCCATTGGATTTATATTTGGATTAGGTTCACTAGTGGCTTTTATCGTTGGTACAGTGATTGTTTACCAGATTATTTATGCAGATGTCTCCGATCATTTACCAGAATACGCTACATTGAAGGCAATGGGATATAGCAATCGCTACTTAATAATTGTCATTTTTCAAGAATCATTGATTTTGGCCTTAATAGGCTTCATTCCAGGTTGTGTTCTATCTTTGGGAGTATATCATGCTGCCCAAATATCTACCCGATTGCCAATTATGATGACAGTTAGTCGAGCTGTTGTTGTGCTGTTGTTGACCATTGTCATGTGTTTTATTTCTGGAGGTATTGCGATCAATAAGTTACACAAAGCTGACCCTGCGGATATATTTTAA